One genomic segment of Gossypium arboreum isolate Shixiya-1 chromosome 3, ASM2569848v2, whole genome shotgun sequence includes these proteins:
- the LOC108477688 gene encoding uncharacterized protein LOC108477688, translated as MCKRFEDGLIEDINLLVGILKLKEFVVLVDRACNAEELSNEKRKAVDEARDVRKKPMSNVRYNRPECQHCGKQRFRKCWTICRACFKCGSREHYIKDCPKRVEEGKFQSARQTSAANRGRPLRNTGSGASSRSVTKESTGRSEARVPAIAYAIHAREEASSPDVITGFEAYLAYVLNTKMSESKLESVLSVYEFPDVFPEELPGLPPIREVEFAIDLLPRTAPISISPYRMAPTKLNELKALL; from the exons atgtgtaagaggttcgaggatggGCTAATTGAAGACATCAATCTGCTAGTTGGGATTTTaaagttgaaagagtttgtggtattggTCGATCGAGCTTGTAATGCTGAAGAACTGAGCaacgagaagagaaaagctgtggATGAAGCTAGAGATGTAAGAAAGAAGCCAATGA gtaatgtgagATATAATAGACctgagtgtcagcattgtggtaaACAACGTTTCAGGAAGTGTTGGACAATTTgccgggcttgtttcaaatgtggttcccgAGAACATTATATTAAGGATTGCCCAAAAAGGGTTGAAGAAGGAAAATTTCAGAGTGCCAGACAGACTAGTGCTGCTAATAGAGGTAGACCTCTGAGAAATACTGGAAGTGGAGCTAGCAGTCGAAGTGTGACAAAGGAATCAACTGGTAGATCGGAAGCTAGAGTACCTGCTATAGCTTATGCCATACATGCTCGGGAAGAGGCgtcatctcctgatgtgatcactg GGtttgaagcttatcttgcttatgtattaAACACTAAAATGTCTGAgtcgaagcttgaatcagtactgTCAGTCTACGAGTtcccggatgtatttccagaagaattgccggggtTGCCTCCGATTAGAGAGgtagagtttgctattgatttattaCCTAGAACTGCACCAATTTCGAtctctccatacagaatggctccgactaaattgaatgaattaaaagCTCTGTtgtaa